In the Deltaproteobacteria bacterium genome, TCGACCGCGCGCTCCAGCTGGCGCAGGACGCGAAGAACGCGATGCCCAACGACCCGAGCATCGCCGATACGCTGGGCTGGGTGATGTACAAGAAAGGCATCCCCTCGGCCGCGATCGCGCTGTTCCGGGAGTCGATCGACGGCTACCCCAGCGGCCACCCGCTTCGGGGCACGGTCCGGTTCCACCTCGCCTCGGCGTACGAGAAGAACGGCGAGCGCGACCGCGCCGTCGAGGAGCTCAAGCGCGCCCTCGAAGAGAGCTCGAACTTCGCCGAGCGCGACGCCGCGGAGAAGCTCCTGAAGCAGCTCCAAGCCGGCTGAACCGGCACCGGATTCCTGCCTAAAGGCTCGCGTAGGCGCTGCCGATGCGCGTCGAGGAAAGGGGAATCCATGTCCTCGCTGCGCTCCATCGTGCTGGCCGTCGTCCTGGTTCTGCCGGGTCTCTGCGTCGCGCAGGGGCAGGGAACGGGCGTGACACCCGACGGCAAGAAGGGACAGATCTACAAGGTCCAGAAGGGCGACACGCTCTGGGCCATCTCGCAGACCTACCTAGGCACTCCCTGGATCTGGCC is a window encoding:
- a CDS encoding tetratricopeptide repeat protein, with the protein product DRALQLAQDAKNAMPNDPSIADTLGWVMYKKGIPSAAIALFRESIDGYPSGHPLRGTVRFHLASAYEKNGERDRAVEELKRALEESSNFAERDAAEKLLKQLQAG